One segment of Haloplanus natans DSM 17983 DNA contains the following:
- a CDS encoding class I SAM-dependent methyltransferase yields the protein MDVLSAAGRRKRDDTDDGGFYDRPRYVTHADDAFCQRLTALYGEILDPGDRVFDAMGSWVAHFPKTDLGHVVGHGLNADELAANDRYDEWFVQDFNAEQSLPLDDGAVDAVCCALSVQYLQYPEAVFREFGRVLDGDGAVVVSFTNRMFPTKAIRAWRTASMAERAELVASYLRAGGLTVTDRIADDGVGDPFYAVVGRSETAH from the coding sequence ATGGACGTACTCTCGGCAGCGGGGCGTCGGAAGCGAGACGACACCGACGACGGCGGCTTCTACGACAGGCCTCGGTACGTGACGCATGCTGACGATGCGTTCTGCCAGCGGTTGACGGCGCTGTACGGCGAGATACTGGACCCCGGCGATCGCGTCTTCGATGCGATGGGCAGTTGGGTGGCACACTTCCCGAAGACGGACCTCGGTCACGTCGTCGGTCATGGCCTCAACGCGGACGAACTCGCTGCGAACGACCGCTATGACGAGTGGTTCGTCCAAGATTTCAACGCGGAGCAGTCACTGCCGCTCGATGATGGCGCCGTCGACGCGGTCTGTTGTGCCCTCTCCGTACAGTACTTGCAGTACCCCGAAGCAGTGTTCAGGGAATTCGGCCGCGTGCTCGACGGTGACGGGGCGGTCGTCGTGAGCTTCACGAACCGGATGTTTCCGACGAAAGCCATCAGAGCGTGGCGGACAGCGTCGATGGCCGAGCGAGCGGAGTTGGTCGCGTCGTATCTACGCGCCGGTGGCCTGACCGTGACGGATCGGATCGCCGACGACGGTGTGGGTGATCCATTTTACGCCGTCGTCGGGCGGTCAGAGACGGCTCATTGA
- a CDS encoding PIN domain-containing protein gives MDEAIAIDAEPLIAYYWDEPGADAVEGVIDAVERGHVQGWINTVTCTEVRYVCGRDDPETARQYVSRIRNWFDVVTAETVWERAAACKQAHRIALGDVFTIATAMEKDAVAYCGADDDFNGIDVDVRRFRDDGV, from the coding sequence ATGGACGAGGCCATCGCCATCGACGCCGAACCCCTCATCGCGTATTACTGGGACGAGCCCGGCGCCGACGCCGTCGAGGGAGTCATCGACGCTGTCGAGCGTGGGCACGTCCAGGGGTGGATCAACACGGTCACGTGTACGGAGGTTCGCTACGTGTGTGGCCGTGACGATCCTGAGACCGCCCGGCAGTACGTCAGCCGAATTCGAAATTGGTTCGACGTCGTCACCGCCGAGACCGTGTGGGAGCGGGCAGCCGCGTGTAAGCAGGCCCACCGAATCGCACTCGGTGACGTGTTCACCATTGCAACGGCGATGGAGAAGGATGCCGTCGCGTATTGTGGCGCGGACGACGATTTTAATGGGATCGACGTGGACGTACGGCGGTTCCGCGACGACGGCGTCTGA
- a CDS encoding DUF4864 domain-containing protein: MEDSAYPIEGVPTPDPSYGPERVVGIQLEALAHNDDPIPNAGIKTAYNFASPANRRQTGPLDRFVRMVESPQYAPLIDHKDAVSGPLERQGSRADQHVTLTGPDGRTVTYRFGVSKQSGGPLDGCWLTDRVLVV, translated from the coding sequence ATGGAGGACTCGGCGTATCCCATTGAGGGAGTCCCGACGCCGGACCCGTCGTACGGTCCCGAGCGTGTCGTGGGCATCCAGCTCGAAGCGCTCGCGCACAACGATGATCCGATCCCCAACGCGGGCATCAAAACGGCGTACAATTTCGCGTCACCCGCGAATCGCCGGCAGACAGGGCCACTTGATCGGTTCGTCCGGATGGTCGAAAGTCCCCAATACGCGCCACTGATCGACCACAAGGACGCTGTCAGCGGGCCACTCGAACGGCAGGGGTCGCGTGCGGACCAGCACGTAACGCTCACCGGACCCGACGGCCGGACGGTCACCTACCGGTTCGGTGTCTCGAAGCAATCGGGCGGGCCGCTGGACGGCTGCTGGCTGACCGATCGCGTCCTCGTCGTGTGA
- a CDS encoding cold-shock protein yields the protein MPDGLVLVGILAGQLRPTTEAAAQRSQALVAAADDPPAATVSTQTVKSLQWLLHEIGDELAPARKQQIGTVITAAELHSAAEPSGTTTAHTATATTDADAATDTEPAVTCEFCETGFESEDSLRSHWLDCPARPSDARFECPHCQQTYIAEYALTQHLEACPDGDTSTNLGSGASSDPNTAPPNGTPSPSTHRCPDCGAQFDSRSALRAHAFTCVGSETGRTVVVRGASGPVVHYDSDGYGFISTPALDDADVFFHVSDVPGGDCEEETVLEFDVIETNEGFRAVNISRGGNGTPPDRRESPFASDRAQWSKDT from the coding sequence GTGCCAGACGGCCTGGTACTCGTAGGGATCCTGGCGGGGCAACTCCGTCCAACAACCGAAGCGGCGGCCCAGCGCAGTCAGGCGCTCGTCGCAGCGGCAGACGACCCGCCTGCAGCAACCGTCAGCACGCAAACCGTCAAGTCGCTCCAGTGGCTGTTACACGAGATCGGGGACGAGCTGGCACCAGCACGGAAACAGCAGATTGGCACGGTAATCACGGCAGCCGAATTGCACTCGGCAGCCGAGCCGTCGGGGACAACAACCGCTCACACGGCGACTGCCACTACGGACGCCGACGCGGCCACCGATACGGAGCCAGCGGTTACCTGCGAGTTCTGCGAAACGGGATTTGAAAGCGAAGACTCGTTGCGATCACACTGGCTCGACTGTCCTGCCCGACCCAGTGACGCGCGATTCGAGTGCCCGCACTGTCAGCAGACCTATATCGCCGAGTACGCGCTGACGCAGCATCTCGAAGCCTGTCCCGACGGCGACACCAGCACTAACCTCGGATCGGGAGCCAGCAGTGACCCAAACACTGCGCCACCGAACGGGACGCCGTCACCCTCCACGCATCGCTGTCCCGACTGTGGTGCCCAGTTCGACTCCCGGAGCGCGTTGCGTGCCCACGCGTTCACGTGTGTGGGATCGGAGACGGGACGAACAGTCGTTGTTCGCGGCGCCAGTGGCCCCGTCGTCCACTACGATAGCGACGGGTACGGCTTCATATCGACGCCGGCTCTTGACGACGCGGACGTCTTCTTCCACGTTAGCGACGTTCCAGGCGGGGACTGCGAGGAGGAGACGGTCCTCGAGTTCGACGTCATCGAGACGAACGAGGGGTTCCGGGCGGTCAACATCTCCCGAGGGGGCAACGGGACGCCTCCGGATCGGAGGGAGAGCCCATTCGCGAGCGACCGGGCGCAGTGGTCGAAAGATACGTGA
- a CDS encoding mandelate racemase/muconate lactonizing enzyme family protein: MRDYSNHATRPTDRDVAITDIKPCVIEGNFEWNLVKIETDAGVTGIGESYRGGGVPELMEYTNRFLIGENPLDPERIVQQIVQEMSGHGGTTGKVVTAASGIEVACWDVAGKILGLPVYELLGSKYRDEVRIYCDTHAGEAYHVEDGATAYADESAYSPAAYAAAAADVVDMGFSALKFDLDLPEDNVPDRTNGRLTNEVIQNKREIVAAVREEIGYGIDLAFDCHWDYSVESAKRLAHELEDFDLMWLEDLIPPENMDAQIEVTKDTRTPVATGENRFRVHELSELIYNHGVDIITPDPTTVGGLAETMRIADRAQENYMPVSPHNVCSPIGTMACVHLGAVIPNFDVLEYHALEVDWWDDLHTGDPLIKDGSITVPDDPGLGIELDEDVARDHVLDGTDYF; this comes from the coding sequence ATGAGAGACTACAGCAACCACGCGACCCGGCCCACGGATCGCGATGTAGCGATCACCGACATCAAGCCCTGCGTCATTGAGGGGAACTTCGAGTGGAATCTCGTCAAAATCGAAACCGACGCCGGCGTGACCGGCATCGGTGAATCGTACCGTGGCGGTGGGGTGCCGGAACTCATGGAGTACACCAACCGGTTCCTCATCGGGGAGAATCCGCTCGATCCCGAACGGATCGTCCAGCAGATCGTTCAAGAGATGTCGGGTCACGGCGGCACGACGGGCAAGGTCGTCACGGCCGCCTCGGGTATCGAAGTCGCCTGCTGGGACGTCGCCGGGAAAATCCTTGGCCTGCCGGTCTACGAACTCCTCGGCTCGAAGTACAGAGACGAGGTGCGAATCTACTGTGATACCCACGCCGGCGAGGCCTACCACGTCGAGGACGGCGCAACCGCGTACGCCGACGAGTCGGCCTACTCGCCGGCCGCCTACGCGGCGGCGGCCGCGGATGTCGTCGATATGGGCTTTTCGGCGCTGAAATTCGATCTCGACCTGCCGGAAGACAACGTTCCCGACCGAACCAACGGTCGCCTCACCAACGAGGTGATCCAGAACAAGCGGGAGATCGTCGCCGCCGTCCGCGAGGAGATCGGGTACGGGATCGACCTCGCATTCGACTGCCACTGGGATTACTCGGTCGAGAGCGCCAAGCGCCTCGCACACGAACTCGAGGACTTCGATCTCATGTGGCTGGAAGATCTGATCCCGCCGGAGAACATGGACGCTCAGATCGAGGTAACGAAAGACACGCGGACTCCCGTGGCAACGGGCGAGAATCGCTTTCGAGTCCACGAACTCTCCGAACTCATCTACAACCACGGCGTCGACATCATCACGCCCGATCCGACCACGGTGGGCGGGCTCGCCGAGACGATGCGAATCGCCGATCGCGCACAGGAAAACTACATGCCCGTCTCGCCGCACAACGTCTGTAGCCCTATCGGGACGATGGCCTGCGTCCACCTCGGGGCCGTGATCCCGAACTTCGACGTACTGGAGTACCACGCCCTTGAGGTTGACTGGTGGGACGACCTCCACACCGGCGACCCACTGATCAAGGACGGGTCTATCACCGTCCCGGACGACCCCGGTCTCGGCATCGAACTCGATGAGGACGTAGCCCGCGACCACGTACTCGATGGCACCGACTACTTCTGA
- a CDS encoding AbrB/MazE/SpoVT family DNA-binding domain-containing protein has protein sequence MSTTNDPDDETGQIVSLSRKGQATIPKELREKHGIEPGGKVRIRENDAGEIVVEPVPTLREFRGAAATDASGTKILEKERARDAERARRLERD, from the coding sequence ATGAGTACAACTAACGATCCCGACGACGAAACGGGACAGATCGTCTCCCTGAGTCGCAAGGGGCAGGCGACCATCCCGAAGGAACTGCGTGAGAAGCACGGTATCGAACCCGGTGGGAAAGTCCGGATCAGGGAAAACGATGCGGGAGAGATCGTGGTCGAACCAGTACCGACGCTGCGGGAGTTCCGCGGGGCAGCGGCCACCGACGCGAGCGGCACTAAGATCCTCGAAAAAGAGCGTGCGCGTGACGCCGAGCGAGCCCGTCGGCTGGAGCGCGACTGA